ACCAGGACTGGATTTAATTCACTACTTGAGAAACGTACGAAATGACAATACGCCGATGATGATATTATCGGGTAATTTGGATGAGGAAATTATAGAACGAGGTTTTGAGTTGGGTGCTAACGACTATATGAAGAAGCCTTTAAGTTTAAACGAAATAGTTATTCGTGTTAAACGATTAATAGGCGGTGGTAGCACAGCTAAAAATACAGAAACAAAAGAAAAATTTATACAAGATACTTGTGTTGGGGTAGTAATACCGTGCTATAACGAGGAAGAACGTTTATTGAGTGATGATTTTAAACGTTTTGTAAACAAAAACTTAGGCTACCATTTATGTTTTGTAAACGATGGTAGTACCGATAACACCCTCCAGGTATTAAAAGAATTACGTAAAGGCAACGAAGACCACATAAGTATATACGATTGTGAGCAGAATGGTGGAAAAGCTGAGGCGGTACGTTTGGGAATGCTACATCTTTCAGAACAAAGCCAGTTTGATTACATTGGTTTTTTAGATGCGGACTTGTCTACTGATTTTGCTGATTTTCATGAATTAGTAAAAACAATTTCAAACTCAGATTATCAAATAGTTAGTGGTTCGCGTATTGCCCGAGTGGGTGCAAATATAACAAAAGAGTCTGCCCGAAAAATAATAAGCCAAACCATAAACCTTATTATCAGAAAAACATTGGGTATGCCTTTTAGAGATACACAGTGTGGCGCAAAAATTATGACAAGAAGGGTGGTAAACCACACATTTCAAAGAAAGTTTTTAACCAAATGGCTTTTTGATGTAGAGATATTTATGCGCATGCGTAACCTGTACG
The Flavobacterium litorale genome window above contains:
- a CDS encoding glycosyltransferase, which encodes MRILIVDDQELVLLSLEKALTDQGYEVQSAKNVISAIEVVDFFLPDLIIADINMPAVAEGRCVYDDVTFDEKAPGLDLIHYLRNVRNDNTPMMILSGNLDEEIIERGFELGANDYMKKPLSLNEIVIRVKRLIGGGSTAKNTETKEKFIQDTCVGVVIPCYNEEERLLSDDFKRFVNKNLGYHLCFVNDGSTDNTLQVLKELRKGNEDHISIYDCEQNGGKAEAVRLGMLHLSEQSQFDYIGFLDADLSTDFADFHELVKTISNSDYQIVSGSRIARVGANITKESARKIISQTINLIIRKTLGMPFRDTQCGAKIMTRRVVNHTFQRKFLTKWLFDVEIFMRMRNLYGLKEAQDMLCEKPLNRWIHADGSKLSFRDSLKIVGQIGQIALHYR